ccagccctgcgtTTCCCTGATGAATCACAGCCTTTTGGTATTCGTTTGGCTGCCACTAACATGACCTTGGCTGCCACACTATTGCAAAACAATAAAGAAGGAAAGCTAGTGCTGGTAGTATACGAATCCAGGAAATTACAAGGAGCAGAAATAAATTTTGATCCCTATGAATGTGAGTGTCTAGCAGCTGTCTGGGTGGTACAATCTTCTGAGCCACTCACAGGAACAGTCCCTATTACTATCCAAAgccccctgtttatatagtgatcttCCTTCATTGGGACAATGAGTTTTGCACCTTCGTGCTGTAATCAACTGATTGacaagtgcttgttttcttacattgtccttctcatcctttatcttgttcCTTCATCAGTCTCTCAGGGAGTTACCCCATGTGGGTTTTGATCAGCTGTCTTATCTCCATTAATAGGTTCCTGCCCCATCTGTTAGAGTCatcaatctgccctcctctgacatcTCAATAGGGGCTTGTTGCAATCTCCTGGTGCCTTTACGTCTGTTCTCAATTCTTCCCTAGAAGATCTGGTCCGGTGATGGCCTTCACACGTATCttctaacacacacattcctcattcacgtGCAAAACAGGACTGATTTAAACGGCGCATTTGagcaggaacatcaaattgcaatgcaggAGAAAACAATCCTGGCGTCCTTTTACTTATTTCGAAATGCTAATTTCaaacctacaacaaagtggtgaccctaaaggtctgttactgccttgaaatccgCTCCAGACACAGgattctggctgatgcatctttaccaaTGGCCCACTAGGCCGTTCCTTCCTGCTTtcagaaagggtggctggcagaataCGGTCAAATCCTACATCAATACATTTAATGCCcgctacattattattctttatccttcattctaaattatacaaattacaaacataaaatcctgcTACTACAACTTGACTATGACCCACTTTCCAGTctatagaacccaggcgtccggacTCCCACCCCCACTTCTCTCACCACTGGATCCTGCTTCCCCCAAGGACAGGAGTGGGACCGAAGGGTCCTGCCCTTAATCGACATGGCAccgagaacagaacccaggagtcctgccgcCCTGCCCCTGGTGTGACCTGCTACCCCCCATTGCCACCCCAAGCCTTCCGAGGGGAGTTGGTGTCGCTCATTCCTCTAATTCGATTTCCCGGCAGGAAGGCAGGAGGATTTGTCAGTGTGCACAGACGCCCAAAGGGTGGGCAGGGCCGGCGAGAGGAATAGAAACTTATAGACTCTCCCAGGCGAAGTGAGCAGATCCATGTAAGTTCCTGTATTGCATCACAGCAGGTACCTGAGCCGTTATataaagagacagagacagcCCCAGAGTGACAGGACAGACTGCGAGACCGGTACAGCTTTTCCACTCTGCAGTCAGCCACCCGCTTCATGCCAGGAAAACGTTAAAGAGTGTTTGGTAAGTGATACCTCTCTGATCTGTTGGTGCTCTAACCccgagaccccactcccctccccgagctggggagagaacccaggagtcctggcttccaccctgccccctctctgacccccactcccctcccagagctggggagagaacccaggagtcctggctctcaccctgccccctctctgacccctactcccctcccagagctgggacagaacccaggagtcgtgGCTCTCACCCTGCCCGCTCTGtgacccccactctcctcccagagctgggacagaacccaggagtcctggctctcaccctgccccctctgtgacccccactctcctcccagagctggggagagaacccaggagtcctggctctcaccctgccccctctgtgacccccactctcctcccagagctgggacagaacccaggagtcctggctctcatcctgccccctctctgacccctactcccctcccagagctgggatagaacccagccACACTCCTCCACCATATGAATGCCGATGAAGGCGAGAGTCAGCGTGCAAATGGGGCAGCTGGCGGGTGCAGTGGGGTCATATCAAAAGGCAAATATCGTTGTGCTCCAGTTCTCTTCCCAGCAAGTGCAAACAGTTGCCTGAGactgaggggtggggtggggtgaggtgagaGAGACGCCCGCTGCCGCACTGGAGCGGTGACTCTCTGAATCCTGGGTACACTCTTGGACTCCTTCAGCCGGTACCACAAAATCAGCTCTGTCCTCTCCTTACCAGGGAGCATGGGGCAGAACAGACCCTGAGGGTGGCTGAGCTCCCAaccacaggtggggaaactgaggcagctgcaAAGCATTGGCAATGCTGCGACACCCGCCAAAGGTGGGAAGTGTCCAAGTGCAGtgcacagggggaggggagggagagggcagaggtAGCTGCTgccaggaggaagggggaatTTCTTACCCCAGTCTATGGCTGCCTGATGGTTTGTAGCAACGTGAATGACCCCAAGCAGGTGGAGAAGGTGCCCCTGCTATGTGATGTGCGGAGGGGTCAGTAcaattcctcctccccctggGGAATCTGGGGTGGTGGTGCAGGGCCACAGACCCTGATCTCTGGGGAGAGGGACACAGAAGGAATTTGGCTCTGGACAAGGGACAAGGGGTTGCCCTGGGATCCCTACTCTGTTGAAAGTAGTGTGTGGCTGAGAGCCGCTTTACAGGGAGCTGGACATAGTGTCTCAAGGACAGGATTGCAATGGCAAACTATCACTttaaaagtgggggtgggggagtttgtggggtttcctggtcctgctggcAGTCTAAGGAGCTCTGCAGGGAAGCGTAGGACCAGAGGCAGTTTGTAATGAAGCAGCCTAGAACAAGGTGGGCTGAGTTGTCTCTTGTTGACCTAGtgagcagcctgttttgtctccTCCTTGTTTGTGGTTCTTGTGTGTGATCGTTCTGGATCCCCAGAAACAGACACCTTATGCTGCAACCTTCCAGCAGGAGCATTTCTGGTTTGTCTCTGACTTCTCCGGGTGGATGACACAAACACACCAGCCACGAAGGGGTCAGGGTTTTGGCTACCTCAAAACTGAGGATACCCCCCACCCTGTTGACTGGCTCATACATGTCCAATCTCTGTTCTGATCTTATTTCAGCCCGTCTGTGATAAATCCCCTGGCCAGAGATTTGGCTGCATCAGAGACCCCCAGCGCCGATCTACTGCTTCCCCATCACCATGGAGGCTTCTCTTGCCTTCTGCATCCTTGCTGCTCTCCTGGCTACTGGTGAGTGGGGTCTGTTCCTACAGGGGCTGATCTCCTAACTTCTCCAATGTACCAACAGCTCAGAGCTGCCTGTCGAGTAAAACTGTTAACAAACGTAACCGAAAAGCAGCCGCAGAATAACGGGGGCTGAGTTGGGAGCGTCCGAGTGACAGCGTcccaggaggagagggctggaagTTGCAAAGTCCTGTGACAGCGAGTGAAACAATTGTGGAAATGGGAGGAAATATTTACAGTTTAAATCACTAGAACCGAGTCGTGACTGGGCACGTTTCAGAGCTGGCCAGAGGCCAAGGGCATTTCGAACAGGGATTGTCTGTGTGACAGGCAGCGGGTCTGAATTTCAGTAGCAGGAGCTCAAGGCTATTTGAAGGGCATTTATATGTGATCCCCAGACGGTGTCAGGGGGCCCTAGCTTGACTGGAGTCAGGGTGGCCAGGGCCCAGACGGTGTCAGGGGGGCCTAGCTTGACTGGAGTCAGGGGGGCCAGGGCCCAGCCTGTGTCAGGGGGCCCTAGCTTGACTGGAGTCAGGGGGGCCAGGGCCCAGCCGGTGTCAGGGGGCCCTAGCTTGACTGGAGTCAGGGGGGCCAGGGCCCAGCCGGTGTCAGGGGGCCCTAGCTTGACTGGAATCAGGGGGGCCAGGGCCCAGTCGATGTCGGGGGGCGCAGCTGTACTGGAGTCGATGGTAGGTAGGACTTGGCCCTTGCTGCACCGCACTGGAGAGCGACACCAGCTCACACCCGCTGGGGATCTCTCTGGGGTTTGTGAGGTGGGAAAACCCACCGGGGAACTAAACTCTGCAGCGATCCCGGGGAGACGCAGCCCCCGAGCAGCGTGAAATGTCTGTAGCCAGCTGGGACCATCCACAACGCTGATGAGGGACCCCAGGGCGCTGTACCCGGCGCTTCCCCGCCGAGCCCAGGGGAAGGCGAGGGAGGGAGAAATCCAGGTGgctcatgttctctctctgtctccaggGGCCTGTCTGCAGTGTGAGGTTTGCTTTGGCCTAGGAGTGAGCTGCAGAGGCGACCTACAGACCTGTGCGGCTGGGGAAGACTCCTGTGGCGTCGCGCTGACCGAATCCACGCTGGGTAGGGGAGATCGGGGTTAATTGGtcatgaaagaggtgctggggctcaagcactcTTTTTACTTTCACAACTGACGCAGCTCAGccttggcaagccctggcacaaattaagaaCCGCATGAGATGGACCCTAAGCAACGTGGGTCAGGGAACAGACTGGGGACCTAGGACGCCTGGGTCCTCTCCTGGGCCCAGCTCCGGGAAGGGAGTGGAGTGCATTGCTGTGAGCACCGGTTaaggagccaggacacctgggttttatgCCAGCCCCGGAGACGAGTTGCAGTGCTGAGCTCCCAGGCGACTAGCCAGCACGTGGGCCAGGGGCCCGCTGAGGATGGGAACCACAAAAGCCAGCGCGCCAAGTGGACAGATACaagtcaggaaagagatcttggagtcaccgtggatagttctctgaagatgtccgcgcagtgtgcagagacggtcaaaaaagcaaacaggatgttaggaatcattaaaaaggggatagagaataagacggagaatatattattgcccttatataaatcgatggtacgcccacatctcaaatactgcgtacggatgtggtctcatctcaaaaaagatatactggctctagaaaaggttcagagaagggcaattaaatgattaagggtttggaacgggtcccatatgaggagagattaaagaggctaggacttttcagcttggaaaagaggagactaagaggggatatgatagaggtatataaaatcatgagtgagaaagtggataaggaaaagttatttacttgttcccataatacaagaactaggggtcaccaaatgaaattaataggcagcaggtttaaaacaaatacaaggaagttcttcttcacacagcgcacagtcaacttgtggaactctttacctgaggaggttgtgaaggctaggactataacagcgtttaaaagagaactggataaattcatggaggttaagtccattaatggctattagccaggacgggtaaggaatggtgtccctagcctctgtttgtcagaggatggagatgaatggcaggagagagatcacttgatcattacctgttaggttcactccctctgggacatctggcattggtcactgtcagtagacagatactgggctagatggacctttggtttgacccggtatggccgttcttatgttcttatgacagccACCTAAgccagccaataggaaatgccgaGGAGAGGGGTGCGGCATAAGGCCTGTTTGGCCCCTCAGTCCCAGCTGCACAGAGGTGCCCAGCTCTACTTGGGACCCATGTCTGGGAACCCCTCGCCGGGAGTCCGGCATCTGGACCGGGTCAGCCCTCCCTTGTGAATGAcggctgtggaggaggggctgCTAGGAGACCCCAGTGGCTGGGAACTCAGCTGGGGGAGccaagttcaaatccccactTGGCCCGAATTGGGCTGGCGACTTCaacccaggtctctctcctcctatGGTCGTGTCTGGCCCCCTGGGTCCGGGTGGGTCTCTCTGTCTCCCCCTTTGAAGCCGCCCCACGTTGTATGAAATAGTTAAACATTCCCTGGACCCTGATTCCTCCCATGTCCATGGGGAACGTCCTACCCACTGAGCTTCTGGGTTCATGGGGGGCCACTCCCCACCCACAACTCCTCCCCTGACTGGGCTTTGTGCAGGGCCTGATCCGGTAGGGGTGCTCCGAGGGCGTCTCCTGGATCAGGCCCCCCAGGTGATATCGGCAGGGGAACGCCTAGTCTGGGAATCCCACTGCGGCTAAGGTGTGAGCGGGACACACGGCATCGGGATCTCGGCGGTCCGGCATGTACCCCCTGTTGGAAACTTTGGCAATGAAAGGACTTTATGGGCAGGAGATTCGGGGCCCCCAGGGTTACGCGGCAGCTGAGTgcggagctggagcacagacAATTGGTGCCGGCTGATTGTGTGGGGGAGACGCGATTTAAATTTTCGTCCTCACTATAGCTTGAGTCATGGTCCCTCCAAACGCCCCCGccttcccctctgcagcccccgCCTTCAGCTCtcacctgtttgctgctgctgtgcagggagTGGACCCGGCCGCACCATGTGACCGAGCGGGGCCAGCAAACCCAGGCCTACCGCCCCCCATCCCATGTGTCGCCTCTGAACTGGAGGTTATAAATGGTGGATTTAGGTGCTGAAATCGCTTTGTCTAGCCCTGTGGGACTGCGGCTGACTCACGTTCCCctcttcatgcctcagtttccccatggggAGAGGAAGGCTAATGGCACAGGGCCAGTGTTATGAAGAGGGCATCAATGGGGTGGAAGTGGAAGGGGAATAAATCTCCGTTTTCTCCCCCTGTGCAGCGGGAATTAAGACCCACAGCATTCTCAAGGGCTGTATGTCATCGAGTCAATGTAAAGCCGGCCCCGTCTCTGTGAATTTTGGGCAGGGAATGAGAACACAGACAAGCTTTGCCTGCTGCTTGGGAGATACCTGCAGAACAAGCACCATTACAGGTACCTCTCCCCAGCTCCGCCtgtcctcccccatcccctgcacctcccctgcacctcctgccccacGTTAACTTCCTCAGACTGGTCCTCCTGCCCTGCAAGGGGCGCCCCATGGAATAACTCTCAGATCCTGGGTGGGTGGAGTTTAGTGGGTGGAGCTCACCAGGTGTGAACCCAGCTGACCCCACCCGGGGCGGGATCCAGGGCTCCCTTCTGCaaacctctcccctgcccctgctgcccccggtGTCCCCGGAGCTACAGCTCCCCCTGCaggggcacccagggctgagctgtgcagcccccagctgctctccctgccccGACGCCGCCTGGGGCTCGTCCCCCGAGCTGACTGCGTTTGCGCCACTTCTTCCCAGTGCCCCCGGCTGACACCAAACCCAACGGctggcactgcccagcctgcGTCGCTGTGTTTACTGATCAGTGCAGTGAGAAGACCACACAGTGCACTGGAGACGAGACCCAATGTGTCAACATCGTCGAGACCCTAACAACTGGTAACCTCAGTTCATTTCTTCTGGGGTTATTTTTCCTTTGTTGTTTTATCCCCCGTCGGGCAGAAGCGAGATGCTGGGTGGGGGCCGCTAGGGAAAGGTATCAGCTGCAGATCAGGACACCTGCGTCCTattcccagtgctgggctccGGTATGACCTTGGGCTAGTGTCTTTCCCTCCCTTTGTGTCTGGTTCTCCTCCCGTCCATTACCTGTGTATAGTTTAGTCTCTAAGCTCTTTGTGGTAGGACTGACTTAGTCTAGAGAGCCCCTGTCGTGCCAGGGGCTTCACAGATCCCCGACCCACATGGGGGTCCCCTTTTCTGTCAGATGCTGAAGGACTCTCAGCAGGATACAGTTCCTGCCCCCCAAAGAGGCTGCAATCAGAACAGGCAAAATAAGGATCGTTCTTCGCATTTTAAAgttgggggaaactgaggaacagagcggtgccgtgacttgcccaaggtcacacaggaaggctgtgtCAGGGCTGGGAATAGAATGTAGTTTTGCAGAGTCCCATCATGATGCCTTAAATCACTATGAAGCCACCCTTATTAGAGATcccagcgctgccaccagcaCGGAGCTGCTGCTTTGCTAGATGAGTGGTGCAGCTAATACTGGCTAGCTCCAATAGGCTCCAGATCGGGGCTCccagtgacttgttcaaggaCACACAGCGAGCCTGCGTCAGtgcagaggagaagggggaggccATCCAGGGCCagacaggctgtgtgtgtgtgtgggggcagatGGCGAGATAGAGGCTATGGGGGAGTCTGAAGGGGCCCTGAGGACTGGGGGGACCATTGTCTCCTAGTCCAGCTCAAGGAGTGGAGCTGCTCCCCTGACAacttcctgtcccctccccccgcaggtgGAAATCCAGTGCAGATGGTCATGAAGGGCTGTGCTTCCGAGTCCATCTGCGCCCAGATAAAATTGGGTTCGGGGACCTTCGCAGGCATCAGTGCAGATCTAACCACGGCCAAATGCACAGCGGCCTCCGCGCGGTGGAGGTGGCACCAGGGCCAGGCGGGGTCCTGCTGCTGAATCTTCCCTCCTGATTCCCCACCCGGTGCAACGGCGCCGCAGCACTGAAATACACCCCTGCAGTCTGCGTCAGCCGCTGTCCCACCCATGGATTCTCGGTTCCCCGGATGGAGTCAAGCCCCTTGATATTGCTGCACTGAATGAAACAAACCAGTGACCAAATTCTtcggaatttatttatttatttcaatggagaAAAATTTTAATTCTCGTGCCTGGTGCCGTCAAGAAGCCCGTTAAGAACAGAAGCGTGGCCGCACCGCGTCAGGTGAATGGTGCAGCTCGTCCAGTGTCctgtgtctgacagtggccactacCAAAGCTTCAGGGACAGCGCCCAGCACATGACAATTTGGGACAGAGCCACCCCTGACTTCTcctcccggcttctggcagtcagaggattACGGACACTCTGAGCATGGGATTGTGTCCATGCccagcttggctaatagccatggatggaccgatcctccaggaACTCATCTAATTCTCTTTTCAACCCACTTATACCTTTGCCCCATCTCcaaatcccctggcaatgagttccacaggttaattgtatGTTGTGGGGAAAAGTGTGACCTCTTGTTCATATGAAACCTTCTGCCTGTTTATTTCatggggtgacccctggttctggtGCTGTGGGACAGGGGAAATAGCAGTTCTCAAGTCACTTTCTCCATGCCACGGCATGATTTTTTAGCCCTTTGTCGCATCCCCCCTAAGTTGTCTCTTTGTCAAGCTGAACGGCCCTAATCTTTTCAGTCTCGCCTCAAACATTCCGTGCCCTAAGGTTAGGCTCAGAAAGACCCCAGTGGGGAAAGCAGGTACCACAGGATGGGGGTTACACAGCCTGGGAGAACGTCAGTTCAGCCTCTagcggggactgggagccaggactcctgggttctatcccgggctcagggggggggggggaagaggggtctagtggttagagcaggaatagctgggagccaggatgcctgggttctatccccagctctgggaaaaaagtggggctggagtgagctggagtggggtgtgtgtgtgtgtgtctgggagtcaggactcctgggttccgtacAGAAAGATCTGGGGAATCTGGTGATtgtcacacacaccctccccgcaGCACGGTGCCCACAGCCCGGCTGCTGCATCCAACCACAGTGAGGCCCAGCCCAGGGTGTGAGCCGGCTCCCACTTCCATTTCCCCAGAGTCACTGGTTTgaaagtgcagtgcagtgcagtgggtggggagctgggtctACACttcaatgggggctgctgggttctctccctggtgtGGGCCAGTGACTGTGACGGGGGATCCCTGTGGAGCAGCACGGTGCCCACCGACTTCTCCCAGACGCCAGTCAGCAACAAGCCCTCACCTCTACTTCCTTATCTGCAAAATCCAGGGCCTGGGGCACCAGGTAACAACTGCTGCCAGACGGCGAGGGTGGGGCGGGGAAACACTTTTCCTGGGAACAAGGCTGGACAGACGCCAGAGGCTCTGAAAACACCAACGCCGGCATCTCCAAATGAACCCGGGGACGCTCCGGCCAACGCTGCTGCAGAGCAGTGAGGTCAGgggctttgctgatgcagttccccctttcccaccggagcagctagtcaaagttcagCCGCGGTTAATGTTGGACCGGGTGGAATTACAAAGCCCCCTGCACACACGCCGGAGACGTGACTCTCCCTGGCTCCAGTGCCTGTTCTTGGCTGCCTTCGGCCGTGACCCCGGAGATCAGCTCTCTGCCCCACCCTTAGCAGGGAATCCAGGGCAGGACAGAGCATGGCCGGGGATGAGCTCCCAGCCCAACGAGGAGTGAATCGCAAGCTAAGATGTACGTGGGTGTGAAACTGACCTGGAGTTTTTGGAGTAGGGCCAGAGGCATTTTTGCTGAGTGTTGTTTGAGGATGACTTGGTAACAAGGCAGCGTGGTTCCAATGTGCAGGTTTGGTCACTAAAATATTAAGCTTGCAAAAATGGAAAGTTGCTCTCCACCAAATATTGGTGCCCGCCCGGCTCGGTAGGACGGTTGCCCTGACAGCTAATGAGAGAAGGAAAGGCCGataaattcaaagcaatttggGCTGATTTTTTAGAGGTCTATGATTAACATAGACCCTGAAGATAGATCtgtctggacaaactggagaaacggtgtgaaataaataggatgaaattcaatcaggacaaatgcaaagtgctccacttaggaaggaacaatcagttgcacacatacaaaatgggaaatgactgcctaggaaggagaactgcggaaagggatctgggggtcatagtggaccacaagctatagatgagtcaacagtgtaacactgttgcaaaaaaagcaaacatcattctgggctgtattagcggGAGTGTGggaagcaagacacgagaagtaattcttacattctactccgcactgattaagcctcaactggagtattgtgtccagttctgggcgccacctttcaggaaagatgtggacaaattggagaaagtccagagaagagcaacaaaaatgatgaaaggtctagaaaacatgacctatgagggaagattgaaaaaattgggtttgtttagtctggagaagagaagattgggaGGGACTtgataaaaggttgttacaaggaggtagtagaaaaattgttcttcttaacctctgaggacaggacaagaagcaatgggcttaaattgcagcaagggaggtttaggttggacattaggaaaaaacgtTCCTAACTGTCTGggcggttaagcactggaatagattgcctagggaggtggtggaatctccatcatgggggatttttaacagcaggttagacaaacacctgtcagggatggtctagataatacttagtcctgccgtgagtgcaggggactggagcagATGACCTCGCGAGGTCCCTTCTAtcattctatgagtctatgtcgcTTCCCCTCCCTTTATCCCATTTACTTTGTGTATTCTGATGAATCTGGTATTTTGGTTGATTTcttgtatttgaaaaaaaaatcaaaataaaccaaATACCCAgctttttgccatttcatttcctAGTTTTTCAAACAGCCAGAGAAATGCTGGTTGGGCGGAGCTGGTGGTCTAGGCAGCTGTCGTTCTCACCAGGTTCGCTGCTGATATGATACCGTGGCTCGGTAATGATCAAAAGACCCCGCTTCACACAGCGCTTTGCCTCAGTTGATCGCACAGAACTTTACATCACTGTcgtcattttacagctgggaaactgaggcatggagccgCGATGTGACTGGCCCATGGTAGCTCACCcggccaatggcagagccaggattggtCCCAGTCCAATGGGCTTTCCATTAGGCCACATGGTGGCTCGGTGATTCTTCAGGGCTCCCCGGGCTCCTGTATGCAGTaccaggtttacaatggtgccaaaAGGTGCCATGGTGCCGAGCCCGTACTCAGAAGGGCCCCATTCTGGTTGCCAGGTGCATAGGAGATGTGGGGAGGACAGGCGAGGTCATGTCCCCCACACCAGATTTCTGCTTGGCCCACCAGGAGAGAGGGacaggggctctgtcctcctgctgcgCCCACCTCCTGGCTCGctcggcccctgtccctggcagccgggCCCAGGAGGGCAGCAGAAGGGGCAGGCCCAGCCAGCTCTCACGCCTGGCACTCAGGGTCGTGGCTTAGTGCAGAGCGGCGGCTGCCTGAGAGAGGGGAGGTGGCCTGCTCCGCTTCCTCCGCTCCCAGCCTGGCCCGGCTGCCGGGGACAGAGGCCAAGCGAGCCAGAGCCCAATCTCCCCCCGGCATGTTTCCACCCACTCAGCctctgtccctggcagctgggcccggGCAGGGAGTGGCGAGAGCAGGCCGCCACCGCCTCCCCAGCTGAGCTCTCTCGTGCGCAGCTGTCATGGTGCACAGAGCAGTGACCTGGAGCGGCCACCTTCAGCCGCCATGAGGAGtggctccctcccgccccccgctcaGGCCCGGCCTCGTTTTCCAAGGACAGTGACCCAGAAATGTGCCGGAGGGGGAGATACAGTGGGAGAAGAACAAAGCCCCCTCTCCACCCAGCAGGTAACTCTGGTGGGACAGGGTGGGACTCCTATACCTTGAGGGAGCATCATGGAGCCCCCagattcctcatttttatataattgtgatattatatataaagcatgccttgtaaggtatccgCGGAAAAGTTATGATCTCTTGAATATCATTTGTCTATCCACagatgtgtatcattaatgcagatgaagttatgagaattgtattgtatggttgtcactaaaacatgctgcaAGTTGGGGAATCacccagatattagctcccctgaggcaacagcaaggaaagtaaccaacgcctgggcaggtgtcaaacaacccatcacctgccattgtccagcaagggagctacaatacAATGACTCACcggcatgaggccacaccaggggaactgctcaaccttgcctggggactcggCAATGCCCCCCCCAGACGTGCCTGGACTTGttttctccaagcacatgggactgaggttATAAAACAGACACATTGGCCCCATGCTGGGCCTTTCTTCTGCCCCCACTTCTGCTGCAATCCacaaagacactgagaagaagactgaagactccaaccaAGGAGATTGGCCCAGATTTAAGGGGCaaatctgtatattaaggactacaatatccagtggggtgagaaaagctgcttaatctagatgttgcccagtctaatgggg
Above is a window of Chrysemys picta bellii isolate R12L10 chromosome 20, ASM1138683v2, whole genome shotgun sequence DNA encoding:
- the LOC112061195 gene encoding phospholipase A2 inhibitor and Ly6/PLAUR domain-containing protein-like isoform X2, whose protein sequence is MEASLAFCILAALLATGACLQCEVCFGLGVSCRGDLQTCAAGEDSCGVALTESTLAGIKTHSILKGCMSSSQCKAGPVSVNFGQGMRTQTSFACCLGDTCRTSTITVPPADTKPNGWHCPACVAVFTDQCSEKTTQCTGDETQCVNIVETLTTGGNPVQMVMKGCASESICAQIKLGSGTFAGISADLTTAKCTAASARWRWHQGQAGSCC
- the LOC112061195 gene encoding phospholipase A2 inhibitor and Ly6/PLAUR domain-containing protein-like isoform X1, with amino-acid sequence MRDPRALYPALPRRAQGKAREGEIQVAHVLSLSPGACLQCEVCFGLGVSCRGDLQTCAAGEDSCGVALTESTLAGIKTHSILKGCMSSSQCKAGPVSVNFGQGMRTQTSFACCLGDTCRTSTITVPPADTKPNGWHCPACVAVFTDQCSEKTTQCTGDETQCVNIVETLTTGGNPVQMVMKGCASESICAQIKLGSGTFAGISADLTTAKCTAASARWRWHQGQAGSCC